In the Sphingomonas sp. LM7 genome, one interval contains:
- the leuC gene encoding 3-isopropylmalate dehydratase large subunit, with the protein MASKPLTLYEKIWADHVVERRDDGTCLIYIDRHLVHEVTSPQAFSGLRAAGRPVRRPDLTLAVPDHNLPTTARVNAAGHALPIADPASAGQLSALRTNVAEFGVPYIDALDARQGIVHVVGPEQGFTLPGTTLVCGDSHTSAHGALGALAFGIGTSEVEHVLATQTLLLQQSKTLEIRVDGSLGFGVSPKDVVLAIIGKIGAAGGTGYVIEFTGEVIRAMSVEGRLTVSNMSIEGGARSGLIAPDETTFAYLKGRPLAPKGADWDNAVAYWRTLPTDPGARYDKTVLLHAGDIAPSLTWGTSPEDVVSITGAIPDPESFADPSKRVAAQKSLDYMGLAAGTAMQDIPIEHVFIGSCTNSRIEDLRAAAAVVKGRHVADRIRQALIVPGSGLVKLQAEAEGLDRIFTEAGFEWREPGCSMCLAMNPDKVPAGERCASTSNRNFVGRQGPGARTHLLSPAMAAAAAVTGRLTDVRELMSADA; encoded by the coding sequence ATGGCCAGCAAACCCCTCACGCTGTACGAGAAGATCTGGGCGGACCATGTCGTCGAGCGCCGCGACGACGGCACCTGCCTGATCTATATCGATCGGCACCTCGTCCACGAAGTCACCAGCCCCCAGGCCTTTTCCGGTCTGCGCGCCGCGGGCCGCCCCGTGCGCCGCCCGGATCTTACCCTCGCGGTGCCTGACCATAACCTTCCCACCACCGCGCGCGTCAATGCCGCCGGCCATGCGCTGCCGATCGCCGATCCCGCCAGCGCCGGCCAGCTTTCCGCGCTGCGCACCAACGTCGCCGAATTCGGCGTCCCCTATATCGACGCGCTCGATGCGCGGCAGGGGATCGTTCATGTCGTTGGCCCCGAACAGGGCTTCACGCTCCCCGGCACCACGCTGGTCTGCGGCGACAGCCATACTTCGGCGCACGGCGCTTTGGGCGCGCTGGCGTTCGGCATCGGCACTTCCGAAGTCGAGCACGTCCTCGCCACCCAGACGCTCCTGTTGCAGCAATCGAAGACGCTCGAGATCCGCGTCGATGGCAGCCTCGGTTTCGGAGTCAGCCCCAAGGATGTCGTCCTCGCAATCATCGGCAAGATCGGCGCCGCCGGCGGCACCGGCTATGTCATCGAATTCACCGGCGAAGTGATCCGCGCAATGTCGGTCGAGGGCCGGCTGACCGTGTCGAACATGTCGATCGAGGGCGGCGCGCGCTCGGGCCTGATCGCGCCCGATGAAACCACCTTCGCCTATCTCAAGGGCCGACCGCTCGCGCCCAAGGGCGCCGACTGGGACAACGCCGTCGCCTATTGGCGCACGCTCCCCACCGATCCCGGCGCACGCTACGACAAGACCGTCCTGCTCCACGCCGGCGACATCGCGCCGTCGCTCACCTGGGGCACCAGCCCAGAGGACGTCGTGTCGATCACCGGCGCGATCCCCGATCCGGAGAGCTTTGCCGATCCCTCGAAGCGCGTCGCCGCGCAGAAGTCGCTCGACTATATGGGTCTGGCGGCGGGCACCGCGATGCAGGACATCCCGATCGAGCATGTCTTCATCGGCAGCTGCACCAACAGCCGCATCGAGGATCTGCGCGCCGCTGCCGCGGTGGTGAAGGGCCGCCACGTCGCCGATCGCATCCGCCAGGCGCTGATCGTCCCGGGCTCGGGGCTGGTCAAGCTTCAGGCGGAGGCCGAAGGGCTCGACCGCATCTTCACCGAAGCCGGCTTCGAATGGCGCGAGCCCGGCTGTTCGATGTGCCTCGCGATGAATCCGGACAAGGTCCCCGCCGGCGAACGTTGTGCTTCCACCTCGAATCGAAATTTCGTAGGCAGGCAGGGTCCGGGCGCGCGAACCCATCTGCTTTCCCCCGCCATGGCGGCGGCGGCGGCGGTCACGGGGCGCCTCACCGATGTCAGGGAGCTGATGTCGGCGGATGCGTGA
- the leuD gene encoding 3-isopropylmalate dehydratase small subunit, which produces MEPVRQVEGRAYPWGAKNIDTDIIIPAHWLKTTTREGLGKGAFETVRAQPGNIFDDPRYAGAPVLIAGDNFGCGSSREHAAWALADLGIKAVIAPSFSDIFSGNAFKNGIVPVVLPQEAIDRLVEVARDNEVTVDLETMTVTTPFQDRFPFELDAFRRQCLLEGLDEIGMTLAKDTEISKYESGVASLRPWITVGAGNEGTSVAGAGRT; this is translated from the coding sequence ATGGAACCCGTTCGCCAGGTCGAGGGGCGCGCCTACCCATGGGGCGCCAAGAATATCGACACCGACATCATCATCCCTGCGCACTGGCTCAAGACCACGACGCGTGAGGGCCTCGGCAAGGGCGCGTTCGAGACCGTCCGCGCCCAGCCCGGCAACATCTTCGATGATCCGCGCTATGCCGGTGCGCCGGTGCTCATCGCCGGCGACAATTTCGGCTGCGGATCGAGCCGCGAGCACGCCGCCTGGGCGCTCGCCGATCTGGGCATCAAGGCAGTGATCGCACCCAGCTTCTCGGACATCTTCTCGGGCAACGCCTTCAAGAACGGCATCGTCCCGGTGGTGCTCCCGCAGGAAGCGATCGACCGTCTCGTCGAAGTCGCCCGTGACAATGAAGTCACCGTCGATCTGGAGACGATGACCGTCACCACCCCCTTTCAGGACCGCTTTCCCTTCGAGCTCGACGCCTTCCGCCGCCAGTGCCTGCTGGAAGGACTGGACGAGATCGGCATGACACTGGCAAAAGATACCGAGATTTCGAAATACGAATCCGGTGTCGCCTCTTTGCGCCCCTGGATCACAGTGGGAGCAGGCAATGAAGGCACTTCTGTCGCAGGCGCCGGGCGGACCTGA
- a CDS encoding DUF1476 domain-containing protein — protein MTTFDDRERAFEAKYARDEDMAFRVSARRNRLLGQWAAAKMNLTPEETDAYAKAVVQADFEEAGDEDVIRKLLGDLLAAGVEVDDATIRQAISEQTVEARRQLMESK, from the coding sequence ATGACCACATTCGACGATCGCGAGCGCGCATTCGAGGCGAAATACGCCCGTGACGAGGACATGGCGTTCCGCGTCTCGGCGCGGCGCAACCGTCTGCTCGGTCAGTGGGCGGCCGCCAAGATGAACCTCACGCCCGAAGAGACCGACGCCTATGCCAAGGCCGTCGTCCAGGCCGATTTCGAGGAAGCCGGCGACGAGGACGTGATCCGCAAGCTGCTGGGCGACCTGCTCGCCGCGGGTGTCGAAGTCGACGATGCGACGATCCGCCAGGCGATTTCGGAGCAGACCGTCGAGGCGCGTCGCCAGCTGATGGAATCGAAGTAA
- a CDS encoding NADPH:quinone oxidoreductase family protein, translating to MKALLSQAPGGPETLSVSELPDPVPDKGQVVVAVRACAINYPDVLIIEDKYQFKPPRPFAPGGEIAGLVEAVGEGVTRFAPGDRVLGVIGNGGLVEKVAVDAARLYPLPEGRSFEEGAALLLTYATTIHALLDRGHLKAGETLLILGAAGGVGLAAIELGKAFGARVVAAVSSEEKAEAARAAGADETLVYPSAPFDKEQSKALSEAFKAAVGPKGADVVYDPVGGDYAEPALRAIGWEGRYLVVGFPAGIPKLPLNLTLLKSCDVCGVFWGAFAARDPQANQAHVEHLFKLWSEGKIAPRVTETFALEDGGKAIAKMAARQAIGKLVVTI from the coding sequence ATGAAGGCACTTCTGTCGCAGGCGCCGGGCGGACCTGAAACTCTAAGCGTATCCGAACTACCCGATCCGGTGCCGGACAAGGGCCAGGTCGTCGTCGCGGTCCGGGCGTGCGCGATCAACTATCCCGACGTCCTGATCATCGAGGACAAATACCAGTTCAAGCCGCCGCGCCCCTTCGCGCCGGGCGGCGAAATCGCCGGCCTCGTCGAGGCGGTGGGTGAGGGCGTAACCCGCTTCGCGCCCGGCGATCGCGTCCTTGGCGTGATCGGCAATGGCGGGCTGGTCGAGAAAGTCGCAGTCGATGCCGCGCGGCTCTATCCGCTCCCCGAAGGCCGCAGCTTCGAGGAAGGCGCGGCGCTGCTGCTCACCTACGCCACCACGATCCACGCATTGCTCGACCGCGGCCATCTGAAGGCCGGAGAGACGCTGCTCATCCTCGGCGCGGCCGGTGGCGTCGGCCTCGCCGCGATCGAGCTCGGCAAGGCGTTCGGCGCCCGCGTCGTCGCCGCGGTTTCCTCCGAGGAAAAGGCCGAGGCCGCGCGCGCCGCCGGCGCCGACGAAACGCTGGTCTATCCAAGCGCGCCGTTCGACAAGGAGCAGTCCAAGGCGCTCAGTGAGGCGTTCAAGGCCGCAGTCGGTCCCAAGGGCGCGGACGTCGTCTACGATCCCGTCGGCGGCGACTATGCCGAGCCCGCTCTGCGCGCGATCGGCTGGGAAGGGCGCTATCTGGTGGTCGGCTTCCCCGCCGGCATCCCCAAGCTGCCGCTCAACCTCACCTTGCTCAAGAGCTGCGACGTCTGCGGCGTGTTCTGGGGCGCCTTCGCCGCACGCGACCCGCAGGCCAACCAGGCGCATGTCGAGCATCTGTTCAAGCTGTGGAGCGAAGGCAAGATCGCCCCCCGCGTAACCGAAACCTTCGCGCTCGAGGATGGCGGCAAGGCCATCGCCAAGATGGCCGCGCGTCAGGCGATCGGCAAACTGGTGGTGACCATTTAG
- the grxD gene encoding Grx4 family monothiol glutaredoxin — MTDEVQDRIQGLVDASPVLLFMKGSPLFPQCGFSSRAIAILNHLGVEFESVDVLQDQGVRQGIKAFSDWPTIPQLYVKGEFVGGSDIMMEMYESGELAQLMADKGVAAQG, encoded by the coding sequence GTGACCGACGAAGTTCAGGACCGCATCCAGGGTCTGGTGGACGCCAGCCCCGTGCTCCTTTTCATGAAGGGCAGCCCGCTCTTCCCGCAATGCGGCTTTTCCAGCCGGGCGATTGCCATCCTCAACCATCTCGGCGTCGAATTCGAGAGCGTCGACGTGCTCCAGGACCAGGGCGTGCGCCAGGGCATCAAGGCGTTCTCGGACTGGCCGACGATCCCCCAGCTTTATGTGAAGGGCGAATTCGTCGGCGGATCGGACATCATGATGGAGATGTACGAGAGCGGCGAACTCGCCCAGCTGATGGCCGACAAGGGCGTCGCCGCGCAGGGCTGA
- a CDS encoding BolA family protein yields MAMAAAEIEELIRAGIPDARVEITDLAGDGDHYAARVVAPMFKGMPRVRQHQAVYAALGGRMGGVLHALQLTTEAPAEE; encoded by the coding sequence ATGGCGATGGCCGCGGCCGAGATCGAGGAACTGATCCGCGCGGGCATCCCCGATGCCCGCGTCGAGATCACCGATCTCGCCGGCGACGGCGACCACTATGCAGCACGCGTCGTCGCCCCCATGTTCAAGGGGATGCCGCGCGTGCGCCAGCACCAGGCGGTTTATGCAGCGCTCGGCGGGCGCATGGGCGGCGTGCTTCACGCGCTCCAGCTGACCACCGAAGCGCCAGCCGAGGAGTAA